In Dermacentor variabilis isolate Ectoservices chromosome 7, ASM5094787v1, whole genome shotgun sequence, a genomic segment contains:
- the Ype gene encoding yippee zinc finger protein, which produces MGRIFLDHIGGSRLFSCASCDTILTNRSELISTRFTGATGRAFLFNKVVNLNYSEVQDRVMLTGRHMVRDVSCKNCDTKLGWVYEFATEEGQRYKEGRVILERALVTESDGIEEHMGN; this is translated from the exons ATGGGTCGCATCTTCCTCGATCACATTGGAGGTTCTCGACTGTTCTCGTGCGCGAGCTGCGACACCATTCTGACAAATCGCAGTGAGCTCATCAGTACAAGATTCACTGGCGCCACGGGAAGGGCGTTCCTCTTCAACAAAGTGGTCAACCTCAATTATAG CGAGGTGCAAGACCGAGTGATGCTGACTGGCCGGCACATGGTACGCGATGTATCCTGCAAGAACTGCGACACCAAGCTCGGCTGGGTCTACGAGTTTGCCACTGAGGAGGGCCAACGGTACAAGGAAGGACGGGTCATCCTCGAGAGGGCTCTTGTCACTGAGAGCGATGGCATCGAGGAGCACATGGGCAACTGA